A section of the Rattus norvegicus strain BN/NHsdMcwi chromosome 15, GRCr8, whole genome shotgun sequence genome encodes:
- the Pou4f1 gene encoding POU domain, class 4, transcription factor 1, translated as MMSMNSKQPHFAMHPTLPEHKYPSLHSSSEAIRRACLPTPPLQSNLFASLDETLLARAEALAAVDIAVSQGKSHPFKPDATYHTMNSVPCTSTSTVPLAHHHHHHHHHQALEPGDLLDHISSPSLALMAGAGGAGAAGGGGGAHDGPGGAGGPGGGGGPGGGGPGGGGGGGGPGGGGGGPGGGLLGGSAHPHPHMHGLGHLSHPAAAAAMNMPSGLPHPGLVAAAAHHGAAAAAAAAAAGQVAAASAAAAVVGAAGLASICDSDTDPRELEAFAERFKQRRIKLGVTQADVGSALANLKIPGVGSLSQSTICRFESLTLSHNNMIALKPILQAWLEEAEGAQREKMNKPELFNGGEKKRKRTSIAAPEKRSLEAYFAVQPRPSSEKIAAIAEKLDLKKNVVRVWFCNQRQKQKRMKFSATY; from the exons ATGATGTCCATGAACAGCAAGCAGCCTCACTTTGCCATGCATCCCACCCTCCCTGAGCACAAGTACCCGTCGCTGCACTCCAGCTCCGAGGCCATCCGGCGGGCCTGCCTGCCCACGCCGCCG CTGCAGAGCAACCTCTTCGCTAGCCTGGACGAGACGCTCCTGGCGCGGGCCGAGGCGCTGGCGGCCGTGGACATCGCGGTGTCCCAGGGCAAGAGCCACCCTTTCAAGCCGGACGCCACGTACCACACGATGAATAGCGTGCCCTGCACGTCCACGTCCACTGTGCCGCTggcgcaccaccaccaccaccaccatcaccaccaggcGCTCGAGCCCGGTGACCTGCTGGACCACATCTCGTCGCCGTCGCTCGCGCTCATGGCCGGCGCGGGGGGTGCGGGCGcggcgggcggcggcggcggcgcccACGACGGCCCCGGGGGCGCAGGCGGCCCGGGGGGCGGCGGTGGCCCGGGCGGCGGCGGCCCCGggggtggcggcggcggcggtggcccgggcggcggcggcggcggcccggGCGGCGGGCTCTTGGGCGGCTCGGCGCATCCGCACCCGCACATGCACGGCCTGGGCCACCTGTCGCACCCCGCGGCCGCGGCCGCCATGAACATGCCGTCCGGGCTGCCGCATCCCGGGCTCGTGGCCGCGGCGGCGCACCACGgcgcggcggcggcagcggcggcggcggcggccgggCAGGTGGCAGCGGCGTCGGCGGCGGCTGCGGTGGTGGGCGCGGCGGGCCTGGCGTCCATCTGCGACTCGGACACGGACCCGCGCGAGCTCGAGGCGTTCGCCGAGCGCTTCAAGCAGCGGCGCATCAAGCTGGGCGTGACGCAGGCCGACGTGGGCTCGGCGCTGGCCAACCTCAAGATCCCGGGCGTGGGCTCGCTCAGCCAGAGCACCATCTGCAGGTTCGAGTCGCTCACGTTGTCGCACAACAACATGATCGCGCTCAAGCCCATCCTGCAGGCGTGGCTGGAGGAGGCCGAGGGCGCGCAGCGTGAGAAAATGAACAAGCCGGAGCTCTTCAACGGCGGCGAGAAGAAGCGCAAGCGGACTTCCATCGCCGCGCCCGAGAAGCGCTCCCTCGAGGCCTATTTTGCCGTACAACCCCGGCCCTCCTCGGAGAAGATCGCCGCCATCGCCGAGAAACTGGACCTCAAAAAGAACGTGGTGCGGGTGTGGTTTTGCaaccagagacagaagcagaagcgGATGAAATTCTCTGCCACTTACTGA